Proteins co-encoded in one Cyprinus carpio isolate SPL01 chromosome B5, ASM1834038v1, whole genome shotgun sequence genomic window:
- the LOC109058319 gene encoding LOW QUALITY PROTEIN: T-box transcription factor TBX1 (The sequence of the model RefSeq protein was modified relative to this genomic sequence to represent the inferred CDS: inserted 2 bases in 1 codon; deleted 3 bases in 2 codons) codes for MKASLSPCPIASHTRRKTHTATAIPGSNPSAGPRRRRTPGGYWSNWLLVKLNAEQKRLVVKKNQKLHRGWWLGKADPATPGMSALSSRPSPAQRSTVDEIMMQQIVYFDKRKTNQQSTGTTTDMIITVTLHAQDISPDSHVVYVEFLGRTVKKPLFVHLASATFFPRFHALSLRYIATAKIASNIPFAKGFRDGDPEDWPRNQSGRAPLQIMSAFARTRNPMSSPPHSRTAPRTDSRREYERDPSGTTLHSDPTHQLMSRVLSPALPVLGALHTPWPLTAGPRSPPHELPXEGHPQPPDTLHHHPYKYPTTYEHYLGAKTRPSPYPSPSIRSHGYHPHMNPATANMYSATSAPTNYDYAPR; via the exons ATGAAAGCCAGTTTGAGCCCGTGCCCCATCGCCTCACACACCAGGAGAAAAACCCACACGGCTACAGCTATTCCGGGATCCAACCCCAGCGCAGGGCCCCGGCGCAGGCGGACACCGGGGGGGTACTGGTCCAACTGGCTCCTCGTCAAGCTCAACGCCGAACAAAAACGCTTGGTGGTGAAAAAGAACCAGAAA CTCCATCGTGGCTGGTGGCTGGGAAAAGCTGATCCAGCGACTCCTGGAATGAGTGCACTATCATCCCGACCCTCACCTGCCCAAAGGAGCACAGTGGATGAAATAATGATGCAACAGATCGTTTACTTCGACAAACGCAAAACTAACCAACAATCTACTGGAACGACAACGGACATG ATCATCACTGTGACACTCCATGCACAAGATATCAGCCCAGATTCACACGTGGTCTACGTGGAGTTCCTAGGAAGGACA GTCAAAAAACCTTTATTTGTTCATTTGGCATCCGCCACATTTTTTCCACGTTTTCACGCTCTTTCTCTAAGATACATCGCAACTGCTAAAATCGCCAGCAATATTCCGTTTGCCAAGGGCTTCAGAGACGGTGATCCGGAGGACTG GCCCAGGAATCAATCAGGCCGGGCTCCTCTGCAAATCATGAGTGCATTTGCTCGAACC AGGAACCCCATGTCCTCTCCCCCCCACAGCAGAACGGCACCGAGAACg GACAGCAGGAGAGAATACGAGCGTGACCCCAGCGGCACTACCCTCCATTCGGACCCCACTCACCAGCTGATGTCCCGAGTCCTCAGCCCGGCCCTTCCGGTCCTTGGC GCCCTGCACACACCATGGCCCCTCACAGCCGGCCCTCGCAGCCCCCCGCACGAGCTGCC GGAAGGACACCCACAACCCCCAGACACCCTGCACCATCATCCATACAAATACCCAACCACCTACGAACACTATCTGGGAGCCAAAACCAGGCCGTCTCCGTATCCCTCACCGAGCATCAGAAGCCACGGTTACCATCCTCACATGAACCCAGCCACAGCCAACATGTACTCCGCAACGAGCGCGCCGACTAATTACGATTACGCTCCCAGATAA